One Candidatus Methylomirabilota bacterium DNA segment encodes these proteins:
- a CDS encoding twin-arginine translocase subunit TatC, whose translation PFAVNFLVNFGQEQGLKPMITISSYIDFIIKFTLAFGVVFELPVVITLLSMLGIVTPQFLSKNRKYAVLINFIIAAILTPTPDIVNQSLMAGPLCILYELGIISARIFGRRKPKPALAEDARK comes from the coding sequence TCCCGTTCGCGGTGAACTTCCTGGTGAACTTCGGGCAGGAGCAGGGCCTGAAGCCGATGATCACCATCTCCAGCTACATCGACTTCATCATCAAGTTCACGCTGGCCTTCGGGGTGGTCTTCGAGCTGCCGGTGGTGATCACCCTGCTCTCCATGCTGGGGATCGTGACGCCGCAGTTCCTCTCCAAGAACCGCAAGTACGCGGTGCTGATCAACTTCATCATCGCGGCGATCCTGACCCCCACGCCCGACATCGTGAACCAGAGCCTGATGGCCGGGCCGCTCTGCATCCTCTACGAGCTCGGCATCATCTCGGCGCGCATCTTCGGACGCCGGAAGCCGAAGCCCGCGCTCGCCGAGGACGCGCGCAAATGA